TCCTCAACTTAATCATTTTGGTTGGGAGAAAGCCAGCTAATAAAAGATGGTACTCAGTCTGTGCTTCACTAACTTCCTCTTGAATAAAAATGCAAACTACAACTGCATTTTTTGCAACTTCTTCTGAACTAATTGACCATCTAACTCTGTCAATGCTACCATGACGAGATTTAACTTCAATACCAACAGATGGATCAGAAGTCAGAGTAAAATCTATTTGACCATCGCCGCCGAATCGCTTTTCATAATCGACTTCTGTAATAAAATCAGCTAAACGTTCTTTGACAACTTCTTCACCCAATTTACCCTTAAGATAGCTAAGAAAAACATCCCGGACTGGCGAAACACGTTTATATTTCTCAGCCATCAGCCAGCAAAATTCCCTTAACGCCTTTAACCTCTCTCCAGAGATTATAGTTAGTTCACTATATTGACCTTCTGTTTCACAATGAAGCAGAGAACCAGATGTTAACCTTTTAATAAAATCAGACTGTAGCGATCGCAGTAGCGTAATCCAGTCCATTTATATTTCTGCGAATCTTTTGATGAGATTATTCTATTAAAATATCCAACCCGCGTAAACCTTTTAATTAGCTGACGCGATATTGCAAAAACTTACTTAATATTTATTAATAAATATTAAACTTACTTATTTTAGATGAGGTGCGATCGCAACTATTAGTCTCCCATGTACTCCTGACCATAATGCAGGATCTTCTAAATACGGGTTCATTCCTGGAAACAGAGAAGGCATACAAATACCTCAAAATTAAACTTTCAACTTTTCCCTTATTCCCTTCACTTTTATAGTACTTATGTATGGAATTTTAAGAACAAGTGGTAAGGGCAGCACCGCATTGATCTTCTCTTGCCAACCAACCTTTAACTCCTTGATATTCTATCTGCGCCCAATCTCCCTTACAGCCTAATAATTTGACACTTGTATTAGCAGGTATTTGTCCCACTTTTCGACTTTGCTGATTGCTACTAGCATAAAGCTCCACGCTATTAGTTGCATAGCCCCGTGTCGATGTCCCTAGTTTTTGTATAACTACCCATCCAGTTCCTTTAAACCCGCCACTAGCGTTAGTAATTTTCACCCAATCTCTAGCAGCAGCGATAACCTGAACTGTTTCGTTAATAGGTACTTGCCCTAGAATTCTGTGTTTGGTACTTGCACCACTCCGCACATTTAAACCTTGCGAATCTGTTTCAGTGACATAGGCAAGAATATCGCATTTTTGTTGTTTAATTGATTTTGCTGAAACAATTTCATTAGCAATTCCAGTATTAACTATTACACTCAGACAACTAAATACTAATCCTATTACTAGTTTAGATGCTGTTCTTTTTTGATTTATTGTCATAATCTCTCCAATTTTCTATCATTAAAATTTAAGGATATAGTTCTATCCATAAGGAATAAGAGGTAAATATAGAACTACATTACGTCAAACTGCCTGTAATGTATAAATTATAATTATACAAAATTTACTATTACACTAGTTACAAATGCAACACAAAGATATGATGTAGTATAGGATGTTGTTAACACTAACAGTAAAATTAAAGTTTTGTAAAACCTTGTAAAATCCTATGAATATCAAAAAACAACCAATATCAAATAGTTTAGGTCAGTTAATTTTTAATAGAAATAATAGTAATATTCTAGAAATAGACAAAGAAGAAATCATTAGTTTATTTAAATATTATGGAGTATTGCTTTTCAGAGGCTTTGAGACTAACACTGATATTTTTAAGCAATTTACTAGTTTATTTAGTACAGACTTTATAAATTATGCTGGTGGCGCTTTTAATAGAAGGGTAATTAATGGAGATGAGACTCTTCTGAGTGTAAATGATTTCAAGTCGGAGATTAAGTTACATGGAGAGATGTACTATCAGCAGAATATTCCGCTTATGCTGTGGTTTTTCTGTGCTAATCCTGCACTAGAAGATGGTGAAACAACGGTATGCGATGGCAGAGAATTTTTTGATAAACTTAGTAGTTCGACTAAGGATTTATTCAGTCAAAAGAAGTTAAAGTTTGCTGTGCGGATCTCTAAAGATGATTGGCATAAAAAATATAAAACAGATGATTTAGAAGTATTGGGTGAGATGTGTAAAAATAATAATACACATTTGAAAGTACATGAGGATCAATCGATTCAACTAGAATACATCGCTCCAGCAATTATTCCAAGCAGGTGTGGTAATTATCAGGTATTTATTAATAGTCTATTGCCAACTATGCAGCTAAGTCCAGATGTTCTTACGTTTGATGATGATTCAAAGATTCCAGATGACGTTGTTTCTGAACTTAATGAAATTGCTGAGATAATCACTACAGAAATTTCCTGGCAAAAAGGGGATATCTTAATGGTTGATAATACCAGAATCATGCATGGTAGAAGAGCTTTTGCTGATGATCTAAGAGATATTTATATCAGGCTATGTTCGCCAGCTTTTCCTTTCTGAGTGACAATATCCAACGTAATTAAGTGATCTAATATTTTGTTGAGTTTGATAGGTTCGTAGTTGG
This region of Nostoc sp. UHCC 0302 genomic DNA includes:
- a CDS encoding SH3 domain-containing protein yields the protein MTINQKRTASKLVIGLVFSCLSVIVNTGIANEIVSAKSIKQQKCDILAYVTETDSQGLNVRSGASTKHRILGQVPINETVQVIAAARDWVKITNASGGFKGTGWVVIQKLGTSTRGYATNSVELYASSNQQSRKVGQIPANTSVKLLGCKGDWAQIEYQGVKGWLAREDQCGAALTTCS
- a CDS encoding TauD/TfdA family dioxygenase encodes the protein MNIKKQPISNSLGQLIFNRNNSNILEIDKEEIISLFKYYGVLLFRGFETNTDIFKQFTSLFSTDFINYAGGAFNRRVINGDETLLSVNDFKSEIKLHGEMYYQQNIPLMLWFFCANPALEDGETTVCDGREFFDKLSSSTKDLFSQKKLKFAVRISKDDWHKKYKTDDLEVLGEMCKNNNTHLKVHEDQSIQLEYIAPAIIPSRCGNYQVFINSLLPTMQLSPDVLTFDDDSKIPDDVVSELNEIAEIITTEISWQKGDILMVDNTRIMHGRRAFADDLRDIYIRLCSPAFPF